DNA from uncultured Fusobacterium sp.:
TTCATCTCCCACCTAAAGAGGAGGGAGTCTTCTTGGAGTTTTAAGATAAAAATCTTCTCCTCAATAAAAAAACTGTACCAATATCCTAAAACAAGATACCGGCACAGTTAAATTCAATATTATTAGATTACTAATCCTCCACCAACTTCAAGAACTTGTCCTGTAATGTATGATGCTTCATCACTAGCTAAGAATAGTATTGCATTTGCTACGTCTTCAGCAGTTCCAAATCTTTTTAGAGGTGTTCTTTCCATCATTCCAGCAACTACACTTTCAGAAAGTACAGCTGTCATTGGACTTTCAATAAATCCAGGTGCTACACAGTTAGCTCTGATAGCTCCTCTTCTAGCAAGTTCTTTTGACCAAGTTTTAGTCATTGAAATTACTCCACCTTTTGTTGCTGAGTAGTTTGTTTGAGCAAGGTTTCCATAAATTCCTACTACTGATGAAAGAGTTACTATTGATCCTTTTTTATTTTTTGACATAACTGGAGCAACTGCTTGAGTCATGTTAAATACTCCTTTTAAGTTTACATCTATAACTGCATCCCATTGATCTTCAGTCATTCTTTGTAATAGAGCATCTTTTGTGATTCCAGCATTGTTAATAAGAATATCTATTTTTCCATATTCTGCTACTATTTTAGCTATAAATTCTTTTATAGCTGGTCTATCTGTTACATTTAAAATTTCATGTCTTACATTTGCTTGAGTGTATTCAGCTTCACCCATATCACAAGAGATTACCATTTCTGCTCCTTCAGCAGCAAATTTTTCAACAACAGCTCTTCCTATTCCTCTTGCACTTCCTGTAACTAATGCTATTTTTCCTTTTAATCTATCCACTATATTTTCCTCCTTAATTTCCTTTTTCCATCATATTAAAAAAGTCAAATATTTTTTAATACTTACATAAAGTATAATTTTTTTTTCATAAAAAGTCAATAAGAACATTAGTTATAATACACTTCTATACCTATTTATTTATACTTTTTCCTAT
Protein-coding regions in this window:
- the fabG gene encoding 3-oxoacyl-[acyl-carrier-protein] reductase, whose product is MDRLKGKIALVTGSARGIGRAVVEKFAAEGAEMVISCDMGEAEYTQANVRHEILNVTDRPAIKEFIAKIVAEYGKIDILINNAGITKDALLQRMTEDQWDAVIDVNLKGVFNMTQAVAPVMSKNKKGSIVTLSSVVGIYGNLAQTNYSATKGGVISMTKTWSKELARRGAIRANCVAPGFIESPMTAVLSESVVAGMMERTPLKRFGTAEDVANAILFLASDEASYITGQVLEVGGGLVI